The following proteins are encoded in a genomic region of Mobula hypostoma chromosome 25, sMobHyp1.1, whole genome shotgun sequence:
- the mrto4 gene encoding mRNA turnover protein 4 homolog, producing the protein MPRSRRDKRVSLTKTTKKGLQIKQSLIEELRKCVDIYTNLFVFSIENMRNNKLKDMRCAWKHSRFFFGKNKVMMVALGKGPADEYKDGLHKVSEHLQGEVGLLFTNRTKAEVIEWFDQYTESDFARSGNKATMAVTLDAGPLPQFTHSMEPQLRQLGLPTALKKGVVTLLSDYEVCKEGATLTAEQARLLKLFGIEMATFKVTMNCLWNSETGEFEKLGAIDVGKSKDMAVTDD; encoded by the exons ATGCCGCGATCCCGGCGTGACAAACGAG TTTCTTTGACTAAAACAACGAAGAAAGGATTACAGATCAAACAAAGCTTAATCGAGGAG TTGCGAAAATGTGTGGACATCTACACAAATCTCTTTGTCTTTTCCATCGAGAACATGAGAAATAACAAATTGAAGGACATGCGGTGTGCCTGGAAACACAGCCG GTTCTTCTTTGGTAAAAATAAAGTGATGATGGTGGCTCTGGGAAAAGGACCGGCAGATGAATACAAGGATGGTTTGCACAAG GTCAGTGAACATTTGCAAGGTGAAGTTGGTCTCCTGTTCACCAACCGCACAAAGGCAGAGGTGATTGA GTGGTTTGATCAGTACACAGAGTCTGATTTTGCACGGTCCGGGAACAAAGCTACAATGGCCGTTACACTCGATGCTGGGCCGTTGCCACAGTTCACACACTCCATGGAGCCACAGCTGCGGCAACTCGGGTTACCAACCGCACTGAAGAAAG GTGTCGTGACACTGTTGAGTGATTACGAAGTATGTAAAGAGGGAGCCACTCTGACAGCTGAACAGGCGCGCCTTCTG AAACTATTTGGTATTGAGATGGCCACCTTCAAAGTGACAATGAACTGTCTATGGAACTCTGAAACTGGTGAATTTGAAAAACTGGGAGCCATTGATGTTGGAAAAAGCAAAGATATGGCAGTGACGGATGACTAG